AAGCGCTCAGATTCAACATATTGTTGAATGGCATAACCCACATCACCTAAATATGAGCCATCTTTTACCGTTGCCATACCGCGATACATGGCTTCTTGTGCCACTGAACATAAACGATTGGCAAGAATCGATGTTTCGCCACCAATGACATACATCATATTGGTATCGCCGTGATAGCCATCTTTAATCACAGTCACGTCAATATTCAGAATATCGCCATTTTTTAAGATTTTATTTTCAGAGGGAATTCCATGACAAACCACATGGTTAACCGACGTACAAATAGAATGTTGGAATGCAGGGCGGCCTGGTGCAGCACCATAGCCTACACATGCAGGAATTGCTTGTTGAACATTTTCAATATGATTGCGACAGATTGTATCGAGTTCTAGTGTGCTTACACCCGCTTTAATATGCGGTTTAATCATGTCTAGAACTTCAGCCGCCAATTTCCCTGCAACACGCATCTTTTCAATTTCTTCAGGTGTTTTGATTAATCGACGTGGGGCCGTATAAGTTGTATTCATGATCTCTAAAAACTTTTGGTAATTTGCAAGCGTCTATGGTATAAATAGCCGCCTATTTTATCAAATGCTTTTCGTGACTATCTTTTATTATTTATGAAAAGATTTTACGAAGATATCTGATAACAATAGTCGTAAAAAAATCCGCACATATATCGACACATTACTCTGGGTGCCTAGCAATAGGTGGAGAATGCGGATATATGGAGGCCTAACCCAAACTTTAAGGTAAAGAAAATGGCAGATTACAACGTAAGCATGCGCGACCTTCTTCAAGCAGGCGCACACTTTGGTCACCAAACTCGTTTCTGGAACCCAAAAATGCGTCAATACATTTTTGGCGCGCGTAACAAAATTCACATCATCAACCTTGAGCACACTGTTCCTGCGTTAAATGATGCTTTGAACTTTGTTAACAATCTTGCAAGCAAAAAGAACAAAGTATTGTTCGTTGGTACTAAACGTGCTGCTTCTAACATCATCCGTGAACAAGCTCAACGCGCTGGTCAACCATATGTAGATCACCGTTGGTTAGGTGGTATGTTGACGAACTGGAAAACACTTCGCCAATCTATCAACCGTTTAAAAGACCTTCAAACTCAATCTCAAGACGGTACTTTTGCTAAGCTTACTAAACGTGAAGCTTTAGAGCGTACTCGTGAGATGGAAAAACTTGAACGTGCTTTAGGCGGCGTTAAGAACATGGGTGGTTTACCTGACGCATTATTTGTAATCGACGTTGATCACGAAGCGATTGCAATCAAAGAAGCGAAAAACTTAGGTATTCCTGTAATCGGTATCGTTGATACAAACTCTAACCCAGACAACGTTGATTACGTTATTCCGGGTAACGACGATGCGATTCGTGCAGTAACTTTGTATGCTTCAGCTATGGCTGATGCGATTCTTG
This genomic stretch from Acinetobacter sp. C32I harbors:
- the map gene encoding type I methionyl aminopeptidase, whose translation is MNTTYTAPRRLIKTPEEIEKMRVAGKLAAEVLDMIKPHIKAGVSTLELDTICRNHIENVQQAIPACVGYGAAPGRPAFQHSICTSVNHVVCHGIPSENKILKNGDILNIDVTVIKDGYHGDTNMMYVIGGETSILANRLCSVAQEAMYRGMATVKDGSYLGDVGYAIQQYVESERFSVVREYCGHGIGNVFHDEPQVLHYGQKGTGMRLEAGMTFTIEPMVNAGVWQTKLLGDKWTVVTKDHKLSAQYEHTILVTQTGIEVLTARPEEDLSRFM
- the rpsB gene encoding 30S ribosomal protein S2, with the translated sequence MADYNVSMRDLLQAGAHFGHQTRFWNPKMRQYIFGARNKIHIINLEHTVPALNDALNFVNNLASKKNKVLFVGTKRAASNIIREQAQRAGQPYVDHRWLGGMLTNWKTLRQSINRLKDLQTQSQDGTFAKLTKREALERTREMEKLERALGGVKNMGGLPDALFVIDVDHEAIAIKEAKNLGIPVIGIVDTNSNPDNVDYVIPGNDDAIRAVTLYASAMADAILAGKEYAQSQANAQAKGDDAAKDASEA